The genomic window GAGCGGACGTACCGGCTCGACGGCTTCGGCAGTCAGCGCGGACAGCCCACGGCGACGCTCGTCTGGACCGACGAAGACGCCCGTTCGACCGAAAGTTGGACCCACGCGGCCGAGCCCGGTGGAACGACCGTCACGACCGCCGAGAACGTGACCTACTGGGTCCGCATCCCCCAGGACGAAGCCACGGGATCGTTTACGCTGCTCGAGACGCCCGCCGAGGGCAGTAACGTCACCGTCGTCACCGACAGCAACGGCAACTGGGTCGTCGAGGAAGGCACCAACTACACCGCCCTCGAGGAGTACGACGGGTTCGAGCGCGTCGAGGTCGAGAACGGCTCCACACTCGCGATCGGCACCGGCAACGACACCCGCGACGTCCGCGTCGATCAGGTCACCAACGAGAGCGTGACCGTCAGCTGGAACGAGCCCGCCGAGACCGAGATCACCCTCCGACAGACGAGCGTCAAGGAGTTGGAGGGCACCAACGTCACGGTTCACGTACCCGGCGACGGCTCGCTGGAGATGGCGACGAGCGAGGAGCCGATCGACGACTACCTCGAACAACACGAGGATCGAACGCACTTCCAGGAGCGCATGGACGGCCTCAAGATGTCCGCCGTGCTGAGTCTCGTCTCGTTCGTCCTGCTGGTCGGGATGGCGTTCCTGCCGCGGAAGGAGTAGGGCGGATCGATCTCTGCAGGTATTCTCCGTTTGGTTTCCGCGGTTCGACAGTACAGCCAACAGCAAACAGAGTCCCGGGAATCCACAGCCTGCGGTGCTGTCTGCAAGCGTCCGCGCGAGCGCCAGCGAGCGCGGTTCACCGGCTGCGAGCGGAGCGAGCAGCCGGGGAGTTTTTCCCCAAGTTTTTGCGACCGAGAGGTCCCCGCAGCGCCGTAGGCGCGAGGAGACCCGAGGGAGTAAAAAGTGGGAACGCGGGCCGGGAGGGACTGAGCGACCCCTTCGGAATCGCGAAGGTCGAAAGACTCGCTCCGCGAGTCTTTCGGGAGTTGAACCGGAGGAAGACGGTCCTGCTCGGCTCGCTCCGCTCGCCTGCGCAGGCTGCGTCTTCCAGGATTCAACTCCCTCCGTGGCCGCTTCGCTCCTCACGTCCGTTCACCGGAGCGGCAAGCCGCTCCGAGGCGTCGCTCACGGGTTCGCGACGCCGTCGCAGAAACGGGCCGGGAGGGAGTTGAACCCCCGACCATCTGGTTAAAAGCCAGACGCTCTGCCTGACTGAGCTACCGGCCCTACGCGAGCACTCGCCGGCCGGCGATTAAAACGCTTCCCACTCCGACAGCGCGTCGTCGACGACCTCGCCAGGCGATCGGCCCGACGTCGCAGCCTCGCGGCGGAGGTCGCGGTAGGTGTCCATCGGCAGCTGGAGGCGGAGCGCGCCGGGTTCGACGCCGTGGGCGAGCAGCGCCGCGGCGGGCGTGGCGCCGTCGTTGATCTCGCTGGCGATCGCGCGCACGTCTCGGACGGTGAGATCGTGATCGAGGGTCGCCCAGGCGAGGTCGTAGCGGGCGGGACCGCTGACGCGGGCGATGTGCTTGGCGGCGGTGGGCGCGATTTCGCCCATCGCGACGTGGCGTCGGACGGCACGGGGCAGATCGTGGACCCGGGCCCACTTCCGGATGAACGCGACGGTGACCGGGTCGCCCGCGCGCTCGGCGGCGGCCTTGTAGGACCCCTCGCCGCGGACGAGCGCTGCGCAGGCGGCGGCGCCACGGAGCATGTAGATGTTGTCCTCGGCACCGACGGTATCGGTCGCGAACGCGAGGACGACCTCCGCGGCGCTCGCGAGGCTTTCGGGATCGTCGGGGTCGAACTGGACTGCTTCCGCCGCTCGCTGGCCCGCAATCTCCTCGTCGCCGCGGATGACGGGTTCCCCGACGGGAGACTCGCGGTCGGCAGGAATGTCGTCGGCCCCTCGCTCGCCAGTCATCTGACAGTCGTTGGCAGCGTGTGAATAAAAACGGTCTGCCTCGAGCGGATCGCCGCTGGGGCGGCAGCGAATGCTCGCGCGTCGGCGCTCGTCACTCCTCGCGGCGCTCGGAGAGATGCTCCCAAATCTCGGTACATCCGGCGCCCTCCTCGACGTCCGCGAGGTGGTCGTCGGCGCGCTCTTCCTCTTGCTTCGTCGCCCCCTCGGTCATCGCGATCCCTCCGTGGGCGTGCTACCCGGCAGATCCTCGGCCAGCACTGCGTACGTACTCATCGCTCCGTCGTACACCGGCATGGGGCTTAAAGGACCGTGCGCCAACAAGCATGGCCCGCGCTAGCCGTAACAGGATACTATTGCTGGTATCTGTGTCACTACTATTCCCCAAAATCGACAGCGGGCGATCCGGTTCACCGAAATTGGTTGTCGACGCATTCGAACCCCGGACACGGCGGTATCTCGATCCGAGGACACGTATAAAGGGCAGGCTACGCCGGCGGCGGCGGGCGAGGCGGCCGCTCGGGCGGCCGTCGAGCGACGCGACCTGTCGAGAGAACGTCGTCAATTCGCGGCAATAGTATCCTGTTTCCGGGCCACAGTGCGCCTTGGCCAACGATTAAGCGGATCGCCGCCCAGTATTGTACCACATGCCAGTGCGAGGAATTCGAGGGGGCGAACGGGCGGGGCCCCCGAGCGATGCTTGAGGATCGCCAGGTCGAACGGAGCCGGGCGATCCAGCGCCGAACAGGACCTACCTTCTACTTCGCGACGAAGTTCCTCCCCGAACGGGTCCGGGAGCCGACGCACGTCCTCTATGCCTTCTTCCGGATCGCCGACGAGGTGGTCGACGACGCCGAGGTGATCGACCGTCCTGCCGAGGACAAGCGGCAGGCGCTCGAATCGTTCCGCGCCGAGGCACTCGGCGAGACCGAGCCCTCCGATCCGGTCCTCGAGGCGTTCCGGGAGGTCAAGGACGCCCACGACATCCCCGACGAGGAGGTCAACGCCTTCGTCGACGCGATGGAGACGGACGTCGAGAAGAAACGGTACGCCGACGTCACCGAACTCCGCGAGTACATGCGTGGCTCCGCGGCCGCCGTCGGGGCGATGATGACCGCGATCATGGAGCCCGCCGATCGCGACCGGGCGATGCCCCACGCCAAGGCGCTGGGCGAGGCGTTCCAGTTGACGAACTTCCTCCGGGACGTTCGCGAGGACGTCGTCGACCGCGACCGCATCTACCTCCCGCTGCGAACGCTCGAACGGCACGGCGTCGACCCCGACCAGATCGCCGCCCTCGAGTTCGACGCGGGGATCGCGGCCGCGATCCGGGAGGAACTCCACCGCACCGAACGCTTCTATCGCCACGGCGTCGCCGGGATCGAGACGCTTCCGGACGACTGCCAGTTCCCCGTCCTCCTCGCGGCGGTGCTGTACGCGGACTACCACCGCTCGATCCGGGCCGATGACTGCGACGTGATCACGTCGCCGCCCACCCTCTCGCGTCGACGGACGCTCTCCCTGTTCGCCAGAACCAGAGCCCGGTGGCAGTTCAACAAGGATCCCGCCGCCGTCTTCGACGCCGTCAGCCCGATCTCGATGCCCGCGAGAGAGGATCGCGACCCGACGGGCGAGCCGCTGACGCTGCCCACGCCCTGACCGGCGTCCAGCCGAGCGTCCGGGTCGACGCTCCGGGCACTACTCGAGCGTGCGCGAACCGAAGGGTAGTCCGGCGAAATCGAACCACGGTGCCCTAACGAGCACGAGGAGAATGCCTGTCGCGACGAGCGCCGGCACGAGGTTGAACGCGGCGACGTTGACCAGCCCCCAGAAGATCCCGAAGTTGATCAGGTCGTCGAGCAGGTACGGGCAGGTTTCGAGCCGCGAGACGATGGCGTCGTGGTCGAACGCGACCGTGAGGATGCCGACGGCGACCGTCGCCGCGAGGATCCAGCCGAGGAAGTTGATCACCGGGACGCCGTAGTAGACGCCCGGATCGGTCCAGCCCCAGAAGTCGAGCGCGACGGCGCCCGGGTCGAGCACGAGGTCCAGGACGACCACGAGCGCGACGACCGTCGGGAAGCGAATCGCGAGCCGGTCGGCGCGATCGCCCAGCACGAGGATCCCGAGCAGGTAGGAGTTGAGCAGGATCGGGACGAAGAAGATGGGCAGCGCGAGCGGCACGTCGCCGAAGACCATCGGCCCGAGTTCGCGTTCGTAGGTGAACTCACCGTAGGGCAACCCGGTCTGGACGCCGACCAGTTCGATCGCCCACGTGAACGCCGCGAGCGCGAGCAAGCCCACCGCTGCCCGCCGATCGACGATCGGTGCGATCCCCGAAGCGAGCGGGAGCGCCATGATCGTCACGGCGGCCACCATCAGGTACGGGTTGAACGCCAGCGCGTCCGGCACGTACCCCGCCTCGCCAGCGAGCAAGAGCACGACGCCCACCAGCGGGAACGTGACCGCGATCGTGACCCGGTTGTCGTGGACGATCGAATCGAGCCGGGACTCGACGCGCTCACGTCCCGTCTCGCCGCCGAGGCGATCCATTACCGATGCTGGGACGCGCTTACCCAAGAAGGGAGCGTTCGCGGCGGGGAAGAGCGCGTCGGGGCGAGTTCGGCCCACGAGCAGCCGCTCAGACCAGCGACGACGGCGGCACGATCTGCGCGAGGCCCCACATCGTCAGTCCCGCGCCAACGACCCCGTTGATCGCCGGGTACCACCAGTAGGCGCGATCGACGGGAACGTCCGACCAGGCGATGCCGAGGACGAGCAGCGGGTACAGCGAGAGTGCGGCGCCCGCGCGGAGATCGGCCATCCCGAACGCCGCGGCCGCGAGCGCCCAGGTCGTGAAGCAGTACGCGAGCGTCCGTCGCTCGCCGAGCCAGGTCGCCGTCGTCGCGATGCCCGCCTCGCGATCCGGTTCGACGTCCGGAATCGCGGAGAAGGTGTGCATCGCCATCGTCCACAGGATACCGCCCGTCAGCGGCCAGACCGGCGGCTGCGCGCCCGCAACGGTCGCGTAGGCGGCAGCGCCGGGCAAGACGTAGAGCCCGTTCGACAGCGAGTCGAGGACGGGTCTGGTCTTGAACCGGACCGGCGGCGCGCTGTAGGCCGTCGCGAGCAGGCCCCAGGCGGCCAGCCACGGCCACGCGATCGGGTCGGTGAGCGAGACGACGCCGAAGAGGCCCAGGCCGGACGCGGCGACGGCGACCGGGACGAACCGCTGTCCACGGTAGCGGACCTCCCGCTCGTCCTTCTTCGGATTCTCCGCGTCGACGTCGGCGTCGAAGACGTCGTTGACGCCGTAGAGGTAGACGTTCGCTGGGACGAGGAAGTACGCGAACAGGGCGAGGGTCGCTGGCGTGAGGAGGTCGGCCCGTGCGTCGGCGGCGTAGACCACGCCGACCAGCACCGGGCCGGCGAGGTAGAGCCAGAAACGGGGACGCGAGAGCGCGAACAGGTAGACGGCGACGTCGGAGAGGGACGACTGGCTCGCGTCCGGGCGCTCCGGGTCAGATCGAACCGCTGCCGTCTCGGTGGAATCGCCCTCGCGTTCCGAGTGCTCCTCGCTCATCGGCTGTCAGTGCGCGTGATCCTCGAGGACCTTGTCGGCCGCGTGCTCGCCGCTGATCAGGCACATCGGGACGCCGATGCCCGGCGTCGTGTACGAGCCGGTGAAGTAGAGTCCGTCGACGGCGGAAGACCGATGCGAGGGCCGGAGCACCGCCGTCTGGGTCAGCGTGTGCGCCATGCCGAGTGCGGTGCCCTTCGCGGCGTTGTAGCGCTCGCCGAAGTCGGAGACGCAGAAGGACTCCTCGACGACGATCCGATCGCGGACGTCCTCGCCGCTGTGCTCGGCGAGGTCGGCGAGCACCTGATCGCGGTAGGCCTGTCGCGTCGCCTCGTCGTCATCGAGACCCGGCGCGATCGGGACGAGGACGAAGAGGTTCGAGTGCCCCTCGGGTGCGACAGAGTCGTCCGTCACGGACGGGGCACAGACGTAGTACGCCGGATCGTCGGGCCAGGCGGGCTCCTTGAAGATCTGATCGAAGTGGCCGTCCCACTCCGGCGGGAGGACCAGCGTGTGGTGGTCGAGGTTCGGCACGTCGCCCTCGACGCCGAGGTAGAGGAGGAAGGCGGAGGGCGCGTAGGTGCGATCGTCCCAGTACGCCGGTTCGCGGTCCCGGCGGTCGTCGTCGAGCAGTTCGGTCTCGACGTGGGCGAGGTCGGCGTCGGAGACGACGAGGTCGGCGGGGACGGCCGCGGACGTGGCGCCGCCGGTGGCCGAAGCGGTTCCGCCGTTGGCCGAAGCGGAACCATCGGTGGCCGAAGCAGTCCCGCCGTTGGCGACAGGAGTACGACCAGCAGCGTCGCTGCGGGGGACCAATCGTCGATTCCCTGCGGGCGGGCCGTCCTCGGGAATCGCGATCGCCGGCGGAACCTCGCCGGGGACGTCCGCGACTGGATCGAACCGTTCCGCCCCCGCTGTCCGCTCCACGTCGAGACTGAACCCGCCCTCGCGGCCGCGGATCGCCGTGACGTCGCAGTTCACCCGGTACTCGACGCCGAGTTCGGTTCCGAGTTCGACGATCGCGTCCACGACGCCGCCCAGGCCGCCCTCGGGGTACCAGACGCCGAGGCCGAAGTCGACGTGGCTCATCA from Salinarchaeum sp. Harcht-Bsk1 includes these protein-coding regions:
- a CDS encoding phytoene/squalene synthase family protein yields the protein MLEDRQVERSRAIQRRTGPTFYFATKFLPERVREPTHVLYAFFRIADEVVDDAEVIDRPAEDKRQALESFRAEALGETEPSDPVLEAFREVKDAHDIPDEEVNAFVDAMETDVEKKRYADVTELREYMRGSAAAVGAMMTAIMEPADRDRAMPHAKALGEAFQLTNFLRDVREDVVDRDRIYLPLRTLERHGVDPDQIAALEFDAGIAAAIREELHRTERFYRHGVAGIETLPDDCQFPVLLAAVLYADYHRSIRADDCDVITSPPTLSRRRTLSLFARTRARWQFNKDPAAVFDAVSPISMPAREDRDPTGEPLTLPTP
- the cruF gene encoding bisanhydrobacterioruberin hydratase; translated protein: MDRLGGETGRERVESRLDSIVHDNRVTIAVTFPLVGVVLLLAGEAGYVPDALAFNPYLMVAAVTIMALPLASGIAPIVDRRAAVGLLALAAFTWAIELVGVQTGLPYGEFTYERELGPMVFGDVPLALPIFFVPILLNSYLLGILVLGDRADRLAIRFPTVVALVVVLDLVLDPGAVALDFWGWTDPGVYYGVPVINFLGWILAATVAVGILTVAFDHDAIVSRLETCPYLLDDLINFGIFWGLVNVAAFNLVPALVATGILLVLVRAPWFDFAGLPFGSRTLE
- a CDS encoding prenyltransferase — protein: MSEEHSEREGDSTETAAVRSDPERPDASQSSLSDVAVYLFALSRPRFWLYLAGPVLVGVVYAADARADLLTPATLALFAYFLVPANVYLYGVNDVFDADVDAENPKKDEREVRYRGQRFVPVAVAASGLGLFGVVSLTDPIAWPWLAAWGLLATAYSAPPVRFKTRPVLDSLSNGLYVLPGAAAYATVAGAQPPVWPLTGGILWTMAMHTFSAIPDVEPDREAGIATTATWLGERRTLAYCFTTWALAAAAFGMADLRAGAALSLYPLLVLGIAWSDVPVDRAYWWYPAINGVVGAGLTMWGLAQIVPPSSLV
- a CDS encoding NAD(P)/FAD-dependent oxidoreductase — protein: MTDLGDRSVAVIGSGFGGLSTACFLADAGADVTVYERNEQLGGRASRLYRDGFRFDMGPSWYLMPDVFERFFAYFDREPTDYYDLTRLDPHYGIYFKDGDSIDVPADHRAAIPLFEEYEEGAGAAFEDYLAEAQRTYEVGMEHFVYHDRSRPADWLDPGLAKHGRGLSFLGSMEDHVADYFEHPKLRQIVQYSLVFLGGSPSNTPALYNLMSHVDFGLGVWYPEGGLGGVVDAIVELGTELGVEYRVNCDVTAIRGREGGFSLDVERTAGAERFDPVADVPGEVPPAIAIPEDGPPAGNRRLVPRSDAAGRTPVANGGTASATDGSASANGGTASATGGATSAAVPADLVVSDADLAHVETELLDDDRRDREPAYWDDRTYAPSAFLLYLGVEGDVPNLDHHTLVLPPEWDGHFDQIFKEPAWPDDPAYYVCAPSVTDDSVAPEGHSNLFVLVPIAPGLDDDEATRQAYRDQVLADLAEHSGEDVRDRIVVEESFCVSDFGERYNAAKGTALGMAHTLTQTAVLRPSHRSSAVDGLYFTGSYTTPGIGVPMCLISGEHAADKVLEDHAH